From Polynucleobacter sp. JS-JIR-II-b4, a single genomic window includes:
- the mrdA gene encoding penicillin-binding protein 2, translated as MVSFKKPNLDSFQERIHIATLFVTFCFLLLITRLVWLQLVSHGKYALLAESNRIALVPAPANRGLIIDRNGIVIGRNYSALTLDVNAEEVKGNVDQLINDLSEIVAISPRDRRNFKRSLEDSRNMGTFPLRSMLNETETARFMANRYRFPGVEIRARSFREYPYNELASHLIGYIGRVSQRDKERMQTEIEGAKADDPDALQASFLPGIQYVGKIGLEQSYETVLRGVPGYDQVEITAGGKPVRTLSSSPSVPGKNVVLSVDIKLQYLVEQLYGNFRGAFVAIEPETGDVLAFVSKPNFNPNDFVEGIDSVTWKELNDSPQKPLYNRPLKGIYPPGSTYKPFMALAALENKKRTPSQTISDPGYFDFGNHTFRDDKKGGHGIVDMQKSIVESCDTYYYMLARDMGVNMIADFMRPLGFGQITGIDLQGEARGVLPSTEWKKNTFKKPEQQKWYEGETISLGIGQGYNAFTILQLAHAMANVANNGIVMKPHLVKAIEDPFTRNRVLTTPKESYRIDLNAENIEVIKKAMVEVNNSGTSAAAFKGTGYQVGGKTGTAQVFSLNSKDYKHGSTAEFLRDHALYIAFAPADKPTIVIAMVVENAGFGAQYAAPIARQALDYYIEGKWPKEVPEWKRAP; from the coding sequence ATGGTTTCTTTTAAAAAGCCGAATCTCGACTCTTTTCAAGAGCGCATTCATATTGCGACTCTATTTGTCACGTTTTGCTTTTTACTACTCATTACCCGTCTTGTATGGCTACAACTAGTAAGCCACGGAAAATACGCACTTCTGGCTGAAAGCAATCGTATTGCCTTGGTTCCGGCGCCGGCAAATCGTGGGCTCATTATTGATCGCAATGGCATCGTTATTGGTCGAAATTATTCTGCCCTTACCTTGGATGTGAACGCTGAAGAAGTCAAAGGGAATGTAGATCAACTCATCAACGATCTTTCTGAAATCGTTGCTATTTCGCCCCGGGATCGTCGCAATTTCAAGCGCTCCCTGGAGGATTCTCGCAATATGGGTACTTTCCCCCTGCGCTCTATGCTCAACGAGACCGAAACTGCCCGGTTTATGGCCAATCGCTATCGCTTTCCTGGGGTAGAAATCCGGGCTAGAAGCTTTCGGGAGTATCCATACAACGAATTAGCCTCCCACCTGATTGGCTATATTGGCCGCGTTTCGCAACGCGACAAAGAGCGCATGCAGACTGAAATTGAGGGCGCCAAGGCCGATGATCCTGATGCTTTGCAGGCTTCTTTCTTACCTGGCATTCAGTACGTAGGCAAGATTGGTTTAGAGCAAAGTTATGAAACTGTATTGCGCGGTGTGCCCGGTTACGATCAAGTAGAAATTACTGCGGGCGGCAAACCAGTTCGTACACTTTCTAGCTCTCCTTCAGTTCCCGGCAAAAATGTAGTTCTCTCAGTTGATATCAAGCTTCAATATTTAGTTGAGCAACTGTATGGAAATTTCCGTGGTGCATTTGTGGCGATTGAACCAGAGACCGGTGACGTATTGGCTTTTGTCTCTAAGCCCAACTTCAATCCGAATGATTTTGTTGAGGGCATTGATTCAGTGACTTGGAAAGAGTTGAATGACTCACCACAGAAGCCACTCTATAACCGCCCACTAAAAGGGATCTATCCACCTGGATCCACTTACAAACCTTTCATGGCATTGGCGGCCTTAGAAAATAAAAAGCGCACACCATCACAAACAATTTCGGATCCTGGTTACTTTGACTTTGGTAACCATACCTTCCGGGATGATAAAAAAGGTGGTCACGGAATTGTCGACATGCAAAAGTCGATTGTTGAATCTTGTGACACGTATTACTACATGCTTGCCCGAGACATGGGCGTCAACATGATTGCCGATTTTATGAGGCCATTAGGCTTTGGTCAAATTACTGGCATCGATTTACAAGGCGAAGCAAGAGGTGTTTTGCCATCCACCGAGTGGAAGAAAAATACTTTCAAAAAACCTGAGCAGCAAAAGTGGTACGAGGGTGAAACTATTTCCTTAGGCATTGGGCAGGGTTACAACGCTTTCACAATTTTGCAATTAGCTCATGCCATGGCAAACGTAGCTAATAACGGTATTGTGATGAAGCCTCACTTAGTCAAAGCTATTGAAGATCCATTTACTCGCAACAGAGTGCTGACAACCCCAAAAGAAAGTTATCGCATCGATCTCAATGCTGAGAATATTGAAGTGATCAAGAAGGCTATGGTCGAGGTTAATAACTCTGGCACATCTGCCGCAGCATTTAAGGGCACTGGATATCAAGTGGGCGGAAAAACCGGAACTGCGCAGGTATTTAGCTTGAACTCCAAAGATTACAAACATGGATCCACAGCAGAATTTTTGCGCGACCATGCCTTGTATATCGCATTTGCTCCAGCGGATAAACCAACCATTGTGATTGCGATGGTTGTAGAGAACGCAGGCTTCGGCGCGCAGTATGCCGCTCCGATTGCACGTCAAGCATTGGACTACTACATTGAGGGCAAGTGGCCCAAGGAGGTTCCTGAATGGAAAAGAGCCCCTTAA
- the rodA gene encoding rod shape-determining protein RodA has translation MEKSPLIKVKGFFSSIFAGLDRQLGFILLGLAAVGFFTFLSASQNTPVQIADELRNLALSFLVMWIVSRIPPKWLEMGAVWIYGFGVALLIAVAAFGLIKKGARRWLNIGVVIQPSEIMKIAMPLMLAWYFQKREGIQKSWDYGVAAVILAIPVFLIARQPDLGTALLVFAAGLYVIILAGLPWKWILPFIGLGVIGILLIIIFGGTICAHDVVWPFVHDYQKHRICTLLDPTSDPLGKGFHTIQSMIAIGSGGFFGKGWFQGTQAHLEFIPEKHTDFVFAVFSEEFGLLGNLILIALFFALIKRGLAISASGPNLFTRLLGASVTLIFFTYAFVNIGMVSGLLPVVGVPLPFISYGGTALVTLGFGAGILMSIHRHRRLVQS, from the coding sequence ATGGAAAAGAGCCCCTTAATCAAAGTTAAAGGATTTTTCTCAAGCATCTTTGCGGGACTAGATCGCCAGCTAGGCTTTATTCTGCTTGGCTTAGCTGCCGTTGGCTTTTTTACTTTTTTATCTGCAAGTCAAAATACACCCGTACAAATTGCAGATGAATTGCGCAACCTCGCACTCTCGTTTTTAGTGATGTGGATCGTTTCACGTATTCCACCTAAGTGGTTAGAGATGGGTGCAGTTTGGATTTATGGATTTGGTGTTGCCCTCTTAATCGCAGTAGCCGCATTCGGACTCATTAAAAAAGGTGCTCGTCGCTGGCTCAATATTGGAGTTGTCATTCAGCCATCCGAGATCATGAAGATTGCAATGCCACTCATGCTTGCCTGGTACTTTCAAAAGCGGGAAGGCATTCAAAAATCCTGGGACTATGGTGTTGCTGCAGTGATCTTAGCTATACCGGTTTTTTTAATTGCACGCCAACCAGACTTGGGAACGGCGTTACTCGTTTTTGCAGCAGGGCTATACGTCATCATCTTGGCGGGCCTACCGTGGAAATGGATACTGCCATTTATTGGTTTGGGTGTTATTGGTATTTTGTTAATTATTATTTTTGGCGGCACTATTTGTGCGCACGATGTAGTGTGGCCATTTGTGCACGACTATCAAAAGCATCGCATATGTACTTTGCTAGATCCAACTAGCGACCCGCTTGGTAAAGGCTTTCATACCATTCAATCTATGATTGCTATTGGCTCTGGTGGATTCTTTGGCAAAGGTTGGTTCCAAGGAACGCAAGCACATCTAGAATTTATTCCAGAAAAACATACTGACTTTGTCTTTGCAGTGTTCTCTGAGGAATTTGGTTTGTTGGGCAACCTGATATTGATTGCCTTGTTCTTTGCGCTCATTAAAAGAGGTTTAGCGATCTCGGCGAGTGGGCCAAACTTATTTACGCGTCTGTTAGGTGCGTCAGTGACTTTAATTTTCTTTACCTATGCATTTGTCAACATTGGCATGGTGAGCGGCCTCTTGCCGGTAGTTGGTGTGCCACTTCCATTTATTAGCTATGGTGGCACTGCATTAGTGACGCTTGGCTTTGGCGCAGGAATATTAATGAGCATCCATCGTCACCGTCGTTTAGTGCAAAGCTAA
- a CDS encoding HU family DNA-binding protein produces the protein MCADINIYKELHLNKAELIAAIADDAEISKAKAEFALNSAIDTIIKAVTKGDSVQLIGFGTFASGKRAARMGRNPKTGEPLKIAAAKTVKFSAGKAFKDSVNKRKK, from the coding sequence ATGTGCGCTGACATCAATATCTATAAGGAGCTTCACTTGAACAAAGCCGAACTAATCGCAGCGATTGCTGACGACGCGGAGATTTCTAAAGCCAAAGCTGAATTCGCATTGAATTCTGCAATCGACACAATTATCAAAGCTGTTACTAAAGGTGACTCAGTACAACTGATCGGCTTTGGTACTTTTGCTTCTGGCAAACGTGCTGCACGTATGGGTCGTAACCCAAAAACTGGCGAGCCACTCAAAATTGCTGCTGCAAAGACTGTTAAGTTTTCTGCTGGTAAAGCATTTAAAGATTCAGTTAACAAGCGTAAGAAGTAA
- a CDS encoding aspartyl/asparaginyl beta-hydroxylase domain-containing protein — protein MRHIIFFIFIASAVYVYFRGKVRFGVVRSLTDYQVLLAPVNALLYLFSKVKPGAFIPVSQFPEMKPIQDNWEMIRQEALSLQEGGSIAAATGYNDIGFNSFFRTGWKRFHLCWYGKEVPSAQAGCPKTVALLKSIPSVKAAMFASLPPGATLVRHRDPYAGSLRYHIGLTTPNDPKCFIDVDGERYFWKDGEAVMFDETYIHFAANETDQQRIILFCDVERPVHTKAVALFNRWFGRYVMSAASSQNVEGEKIGFVNILFTYFYHLRAQAKKLKAKHRSVYYVGKWVLILGILWAIFW, from the coding sequence ATTCGCCACATCATCTTTTTTATTTTTATAGCATCAGCTGTTTATGTCTATTTCAGAGGAAAGGTTCGTTTTGGGGTTGTTAGATCTCTTACCGACTACCAAGTGCTTCTAGCCCCCGTAAATGCACTTTTGTATTTATTTTCAAAAGTAAAACCTGGCGCTTTTATTCCAGTAAGCCAATTTCCTGAGATGAAGCCCATCCAAGATAACTGGGAAATGATTCGGCAAGAGGCGCTTTCTCTGCAGGAAGGTGGCTCCATTGCGGCCGCAACCGGATACAACGATATCGGCTTTAACTCCTTCTTTCGGACTGGCTGGAAGCGTTTTCACCTCTGCTGGTATGGAAAAGAGGTGCCCTCCGCTCAAGCGGGTTGCCCCAAAACAGTTGCACTGCTTAAATCGATCCCCTCAGTCAAGGCTGCCATGTTCGCATCTCTGCCCCCTGGAGCAACGCTGGTGCGCCACCGTGACCCCTATGCGGGCTCCTTGCGGTATCACATTGGCCTAACGACTCCCAACGACCCCAAATGCTTTATTGATGTAGATGGGGAGCGTTATTTCTGGAAAGATGGCGAAGCGGTCATGTTTGATGAAACTTACATTCATTTCGCTGCTAATGAAACAGATCAACAAAGAATCATCTTATTTTGCGATGTCGAACGCCCAGTTCATACAAAGGCAGTTGCTCTATTCAATCGCTGGTTTGGACGCTATGTCATGAGCGCCGCATCATCCCAAAATGTTGAAGGTGAAAAAATAGGTTTCGTAAATATTTTGTTCACCTATTTCTACCATCTCCGTGCACAAGCTAAAAAACTCAAAGCAAAACATCGCTCCGTTTATTACGTGGGCAAATGGGTGCTCATTTTGGGAATATTGTGGGCAATATTTTGGTAA
- a CDS encoding DUF167 domain-containing protein, with the protein MTPNWLKQTPTGITLNLHCQPGAKVTKVVGLHDGCLKISLQAPALENKANELLLAWLSKQLRVPQKQIQFVSGQNSRKKRVEIWGPISPEQIVQLLSP; encoded by the coding sequence ATGACGCCCAATTGGTTAAAACAAACCCCCACCGGAATTACCTTAAATTTACATTGTCAGCCAGGAGCCAAGGTGACTAAGGTCGTTGGCCTGCATGACGGCTGTTTAAAAATTTCTTTACAGGCACCTGCCCTTGAAAATAAAGCGAACGAGCTCTTATTGGCTTGGCTTTCTAAGCAATTAAGGGTGCCTCAAAAACAAATTCAGTTTGTTTCTGGTCAAAATAGCCGCAAGAAACGAGTGGAAATTTGGGGGCCTATCAGTCCCGAGCAAATTGTGCAGTTGTTGAGCCCTTGA
- the can gene encoding carbonate dehydratase, translating to MTMKNSQALEQLFANNRTWAESMVAEDANFFKRLVSQQAPEYLWIGCSDSRVPANDIVNLLPGELFVHRNVANVVVHTDLNCLSVIQFAIDLLKVKHILVVGHYGCSGVHAALADRRIGLADNWLRHVKDVHQKHERYLGEAIPTPKRQDRLCELNVIEQVVNVCETTIVQDAWARGQDLTVHGWAYRLETGLVNDLGMSSSSIEEMAERYAKSVKRYESEQN from the coding sequence ATGACGATGAAGAATTCTCAAGCTCTAGAACAGCTATTTGCCAATAATCGCACCTGGGCGGAAAGCATGGTGGCAGAGGATGCCAATTTCTTTAAACGCCTCGTTTCTCAACAAGCCCCTGAATATCTGTGGATTGGCTGCTCTGATAGTCGAGTGCCAGCAAACGATATTGTGAACTTACTGCCTGGTGAGTTATTCGTTCACCGAAATGTTGCAAACGTAGTTGTTCACACTGATTTGAATTGCTTGTCTGTTATTCAGTTTGCGATTGATTTGCTGAAGGTAAAACATATATTAGTGGTGGGCCACTACGGTTGCTCTGGTGTTCATGCAGCGCTAGCCGATAGGCGAATTGGCTTAGCCGACAACTGGTTGCGGCACGTTAAGGATGTGCATCAAAAACATGAGCGTTATTTAGGCGAAGCTATTCCAACCCCTAAGCGTCAGGATCGCCTTTGCGAACTCAATGTCATTGAGCAAGTAGTTAACGTATGCGAAACCACCATCGTGCAAGATGCTTGGGCGCGCGGACAAGACCTCACTGTTCATGGCTGGGCATATCGCCTTGAAACTGGCCTAGTGAATGATTTAGGAATGTCGAGCAGCTCCATTGAAGAAATGGCTGAGCGCTATGCCAAATCCGTAAAGCGTTACGAATCAGAGCAAAACTAA
- a CDS encoding lipid A biosynthesis acyltransferase: protein MLKSFSNQTVVVLLKLLALLPYRLLVELGYGLGYIAARVPSDRNRVVKTNLHLCFPNLSPSEVDSLAKEHWRLLGRSLVEKSIIWCGSSKQLSNMIEVKSAVDLSSRKPRILVNMHFTGIEGSIILSALSKEKRWPRTSGFFQRMKNPFFNKRIVEWRNRFGGNSIDRQGNAKAIIREIRNGDFIIIAPDIDLGLKDSEFVPFFGIQTNTITTISRLAKITGADVCLMTTTLKADESGYLCEIRRPLENFPGTDPKSDTARLNQYFEEEIRLRPAEYYWVHKRFKNRPDNGPSPYNPSI from the coding sequence TTGCTGAAGTCTTTTTCCAACCAAACAGTTGTTGTTCTACTCAAGCTTCTTGCCCTTCTGCCTTATAGGCTGCTGGTTGAGTTGGGTTACGGGCTTGGATATATTGCGGCGCGCGTTCCAAGCGATAGAAATCGAGTAGTAAAAACAAATCTCCATTTGTGCTTTCCAAACTTAAGTCCATCTGAAGTCGATAGTCTTGCCAAAGAGCATTGGCGATTGCTTGGGCGCAGTCTGGTAGAGAAAAGTATTATCTGGTGCGGCAGCTCTAAACAACTCAGCAATATGATTGAGGTGAAATCAGCAGTTGACCTCTCTAGTAGAAAACCACGCATCTTAGTAAACATGCATTTCACAGGAATTGAGGGCAGCATTATTTTGAGCGCCCTCTCCAAGGAAAAACGTTGGCCGCGCACCTCGGGCTTTTTTCAGAGAATGAAGAATCCTTTTTTTAATAAAAGAATTGTGGAATGGCGCAATCGCTTTGGTGGGAACTCAATTGATCGCCAAGGTAATGCAAAGGCGATCATCCGAGAAATTCGCAATGGAGATTTCATCATCATCGCACCTGATATTGATCTCGGTCTTAAGGATTCTGAGTTTGTGCCATTTTTTGGAATTCAAACAAATACCATCACCACTATCTCGCGTTTGGCAAAAATTACTGGTGCCGACGTTTGCTTAATGACCACCACACTAAAGGCAGATGAATCTGGCTATCTTTGTGAAATTAGAAGGCCGTTAGAAAACTTTCCGGGTACAGACCCCAAGTCTGACACCGCACGCCTTAATCAATACTTTGAAGAAGAAATTCGACTTCGGCCGGCCGAATACTACTGGGTTCATAAGCGCTTTAAAAATCGTCCAGATAATGGTCCGAGCCCCTATAACCCTTCTATCTAG
- a CDS encoding metallophosphoesterase, whose amino-acid sequence MTERIGLFADLHSNLEAFEACMARAEELGVTRMVFLGDLVGYNADPVALIDRIAALVENKKAIAILGNHDEAVFKDSRNQMNASANAAIEWTKSQLNNDHVAFLKNLPLMVQEEQICFVHASAYNPAEWNYITDSMSAWRCVQSSGKNYTFVGHAHEQALFYQSAVGKLIRFAPHPGDEIPVLPHRQWVGVVGSLGQPRDGNPEACFAVFEPDSEALTFHRTPYDHYTAAEKVRRAGLPEDLANRLITGK is encoded by the coding sequence ATGACCGAACGTATTGGGCTATTTGCCGATCTCCACAGTAATTTAGAAGCTTTTGAAGCATGCATGGCTCGCGCCGAGGAACTTGGCGTTACTCGCATGGTATTTCTGGGTGACCTCGTAGGCTATAACGCCGATCCTGTTGCGCTGATTGATCGCATTGCCGCGCTCGTTGAAAACAAGAAGGCAATTGCCATTCTCGGCAATCACGATGAGGCTGTTTTTAAAGATAGTCGCAATCAAATGAATGCTAGTGCCAATGCCGCAATTGAGTGGACTAAATCTCAACTCAACAATGACCATGTAGCTTTCCTTAAAAATCTTCCTCTGATGGTTCAAGAAGAGCAGATTTGTTTTGTGCATGCCTCTGCCTACAATCCAGCAGAGTGGAATTACATTACCGACAGCATGAGTGCATGGCGTTGTGTACAAAGCTCTGGTAAAAACTACACTTTTGTTGGTCATGCCCATGAGCAAGCGCTTTTTTATCAAAGCGCTGTTGGGAAACTCATTCGATTTGCGCCACACCCTGGTGATGAAATCCCTGTGCTACCTCATCGTCAATGGGTCGGCGTTGTAGGCTCACTAGGTCAACCCCGAGATGGGAATCCAGAAGCCTGCTTTGCTGTTTTTGAGCCTGACTCAGAAGCGCTGACATTTCATCGCACGCCCTACGATCACTACACTGCCGCAGAGAAAGTGCGTCGCGCTGGCCTGCCAGAAGACCTGGCAAACCGCCTCATCACCGGCAAATAA
- a CDS encoding protein kinase: MPINTDIQAVDDIFQEGKVVDGFVLGKEVHRGGMASLFSATKEGIDVPILLKIPRVGRDQPVESLIGFETELTILRSLKSPYVPQYLGSGNMATRPYIAMERVEGRPLEDYIKEGKVFTIDEVVRIGADLAQAVQSLHSQDAIHLDVKPENILIDEKGKLTLIDFGLSHHARYPDLLAEEMRKGIGSAPYISPEQVAGIRSDSRSDIFSIGVIMYELLTGELPFGNPQTMGGLRKRMWAEPFPPRAIRREIPRWLQEVVLRCLEPRAADRYQSAARLRQVLRDPEGVTLTERADRVEPPSFWENLKGMFKAAGYEPSPSPRPSMGSLDAPLMIAAIDTRQSDEDLRERMQTTAKNLLQAYPESRLICLSTIASTPTYEGNHESQTASGIVRGHLVQLMDWAKPLKLPPERISYHVLEALDPASRIVEFAKDNDASLILIGASHKLPNKVTPWRTSMTKIVEEAPCSVHIVRT, translated from the coding sequence ATGCCCATCAACACCGACATTCAAGCAGTAGACGATATATTTCAAGAAGGCAAAGTAGTAGATGGATTTGTTTTAGGCAAGGAAGTTCACCGCGGCGGAATGGCTAGCCTTTTTTCTGCAACTAAAGAGGGAATAGATGTCCCTATCTTGCTGAAAATCCCGCGTGTTGGCAGAGATCAACCGGTTGAAAGTTTGATCGGCTTTGAAACCGAACTCACTATCTTGCGCTCCCTAAAAAGTCCTTACGTTCCTCAATATTTAGGTTCAGGCAATATGGCCACGCGCCCGTATATTGCAATGGAAAGAGTTGAGGGCCGCCCATTAGAGGATTACATCAAGGAAGGCAAAGTATTTACGATTGATGAGGTAGTTCGCATTGGGGCAGATTTAGCGCAAGCTGTTCAATCACTGCACTCACAAGATGCCATTCACCTAGATGTCAAGCCTGAAAATATTTTGATTGATGAGAAGGGGAAGTTAACACTCATTGATTTTGGATTGTCGCACCACGCTCGATACCCGGACTTGCTTGCAGAAGAGATGCGCAAAGGTATTGGGTCTGCACCCTATATTTCTCCTGAGCAAGTTGCAGGCATTCGCTCTGATTCGCGCAGTGATATTTTTTCTATTGGCGTGATCATGTACGAGCTGCTAACTGGCGAACTGCCATTTGGCAACCCTCAAACGATGGGTGGTCTGCGTAAGAGAATGTGGGCTGAGCCCTTTCCGCCACGAGCCATTCGTAGAGAAATTCCGCGCTGGTTACAAGAGGTAGTGCTGAGATGCCTGGAGCCACGCGCTGCAGATCGCTATCAAAGTGCTGCGCGTTTACGTCAAGTATTACGAGATCCCGAAGGCGTTACGCTCACAGAACGCGCCGACCGCGTTGAACCGCCTAGCTTTTGGGAAAACCTCAAAGGGATGTTCAAAGCCGCTGGTTACGAGCCCTCCCCAAGCCCACGGCCGAGTATGGGCAGCCTTGATGCACCCCTTATGATTGCCGCGATAGATACCCGTCAATCCGATGAAGATTTGCGTGAGCGCATGCAAACCACAGCAAAAAATTTATTGCAGGCCTATCCTGAAAGTCGCTTAATTTGCTTGAGCACGATTGCCAGTACGCCAACCTACGAAGGCAATCATGAAAGCCAAACCGCTAGCGGTATTGTGCGTGGGCACCTAGTGCAACTGATGGATTGGGCAAAACCACTTAAATTACCACCTGAAAGAATTTCTTATCACGTACTTGAGGCGCTTGATCCTGCCTCTCGAATCGTTGAATTTGCCAAAGACAATGATGCATCCCTTATTTTGATTGGGGCATCACATAAGTTGCCTAATAAGGTAACGCCTTGGAGAACCTCGATGACCAAAATCGTCGAGGAGGCCCCTTGTAGCGTTCACATTGTTCGCACTTAA
- a CDS encoding carboxymuconolactone decarboxylase family protein, with protein sequence MKRKQICSLFIAMLAFSEVALAQTRLPEIPVEQYTPDQQKAAKEFEVTRKKAPWGPFAMLMYSPKLMNNARAMGDYLRYNSAFDSLLSEFAILITAREWTQDYEWYVHYPIAIKAGLKPAIAQALKEGRRPEGMSEDESMVYDFTIELQRYKQVSDATFAKIEKRFGKKGAIDLAGIAGYYTFLAMEMNMAKHQIPAGAERLPRLPE encoded by the coding sequence GTGAAAAGAAAGCAAATTTGTTCGTTATTCATAGCAATGCTGGCATTTAGTGAAGTAGCGCTTGCTCAAACACGCCTTCCAGAAATTCCAGTTGAGCAATATACCCCAGATCAGCAAAAGGCTGCCAAGGAATTTGAGGTGACACGTAAAAAGGCCCCATGGGGGCCTTTTGCCATGCTGATGTACAGCCCGAAGCTGATGAATAATGCCCGTGCTATGGGCGACTATCTGCGCTATAACTCTGCATTCGATAGTCTCTTAAGTGAGTTTGCGATTCTGATTACCGCACGTGAGTGGACGCAAGACTATGAGTGGTATGTTCATTATCCGATTGCCATCAAAGCTGGATTAAAGCCAGCAATCGCTCAGGCATTAAAAGAGGGTAGAAGACCCGAAGGCATGAGTGAGGATGAGTCGATGGTCTACGATTTCACTATTGAGCTGCAACGATATAAGCAGGTTTCAGATGCTACATTTGCCAAAATAGAGAAGCGTTTTGGTAAAAAGGGGGCAATCGATTTAGCGGGGATTGCAGGGTATTACACCTTCCTGGCCATGGAGATGAATATGGCCAAGCATCAGATACCAGCGGGCGCTGAGCGCTTGCCCCGTTTGCCCGAATAA
- a CDS encoding dicarboxylate/amino acid:cation symporter, with translation MTVTLKKPPIYKILYFQVLTAVVIGVLLGHFYPSLGTEMKPFGDAFIKGIKMLIAPIIFCTVVLGIAGMEDMKKVGKTGGLALLYFEIVSTIALVVGLVIVNVLQPGAGMNIDPSSLDTKGIAAYTGPGKMGTTTDFLMNIIPSSAVDAFAKGEILQVLFIAILFGFALHKFGGRGTMVFDLIEKTSHVLFDMIGVIMKFAPIGAFGAMSFTIGKYGIGSLFSLGKLMGSFYLTCLLFVFIVLGIIARINGFNIFKFVRYIKEELLIVLGTSSSESVLPRMMEKMELLGAKKTCVGLVIPTGYSFNLDGTSIYLTMAAVFIAQATNTPMTLMQEVTLLLVLLLTSKGAAGVTGSGFIVLAATLSAVGDVPVAGLAIILGIDRFMSEARALTNLVGNGVATIVVAKWTGELDQKQLTSVLNRDNWIEAQEPEVILDQRQEKMK, from the coding sequence ATGACCGTTACATTAAAAAAACCACCAATCTATAAAATCCTTTATTTTCAAGTACTTACAGCGGTTGTAATTGGTGTTTTGCTAGGCCATTTTTACCCAAGCTTGGGTACAGAAATGAAGCCATTTGGGGATGCCTTCATTAAAGGCATCAAGATGTTAATTGCCCCCATTATTTTCTGCACGGTAGTTCTGGGTATTGCCGGCATGGAGGACATGAAGAAGGTTGGCAAAACTGGCGGACTAGCCCTGTTGTATTTTGAGATCGTGAGCACGATTGCTTTGGTGGTTGGTCTGGTCATTGTGAATGTACTTCAGCCTGGCGCAGGCATGAATATCGACCCTTCAAGCTTAGACACCAAAGGAATTGCTGCATATACCGGGCCCGGAAAAATGGGCACCACTACGGATTTCTTAATGAATATTATCCCGAGCAGTGCGGTTGATGCATTTGCTAAGGGTGAAATTTTGCAAGTGCTTTTTATTGCAATTCTTTTTGGATTTGCGCTGCATAAGTTCGGTGGTCGTGGAACCATGGTGTTCGACTTAATTGAAAAAACATCCCATGTTCTCTTTGACATGATTGGTGTGATTATGAAGTTTGCGCCTATTGGTGCATTTGGCGCAATGTCATTCACCATAGGTAAATACGGTATTGGCTCTTTGTTCTCATTGGGCAAGCTCATGGGCTCGTTTTATTTAACTTGCTTGCTCTTTGTATTTATTGTTTTAGGAATCATTGCACGAATTAATGGGTTCAATATTTTTAAATTCGTGCGCTACATCAAAGAAGAGTTGTTAATTGTTTTGGGTACATCATCATCCGAATCCGTCCTGCCACGCATGATGGAAAAAATGGAGCTATTGGGCGCCAAGAAGACTTGTGTTGGTCTTGTTATTCCAACAGGTTATTCATTCAATTTAGATGGCACCTCTATTTATTTAACAATGGCCGCAGTATTTATTGCGCAAGCAACCAATACGCCGATGACACTCATGCAGGAGGTCACGCTCTTGCTAGTGCTGTTGCTCACATCTAAGGGCGCAGCAGGCGTAACTGGTAGCGGCTTTATTGTTTTGGCAGCCACCCTCTCTGCTGTTGGAGATGTTCCGGTTGCGGGCCTAGCCATTATTCTCGGCATCGATCGCTTTATGTCAGAGGCGCGTGCGCTAACAAACCTGGTTGGTAATGGCGTGGCTACGATTGTGGTTGCCAAGTGGACTGGTGAGCTAGATCAAAAGCAGTTAACTAGCGTACTCAATCGCGACAATTGGATTGAAGCACAAGAGCCTGAAGTCATTTTGGATCAGCGACAAGAGAAGATGAAGTGA